The genomic stretch GGCAGAAACCAAAGAAAAGGGCAAGGAGCGTTGTTCGGACTCTGAGGGATGAATCAGAGCCCGACTTTCTTATTCGAAGGGTCGGTGTGGCCCCCTCCGTCGCCTCTGTTCCGGAGGAGGAAGCCACCATTCCTCCCTTTCCTACAGCTGAGGAAGGACCTTCCGCTCCGGCATTGCACACAGGTGGGGAAGAAGTTCTTTATCCAACTCCTCTAAGGTCAATTGAATTCGTTGACATTTCAGGTGACGCTTCATCTGAAGAGACTCCCCTGCAAAGGCCTAGAAGATCCGGGCTAGCTTCGACTGCTGAAGCCGAACAAAGAGCAGAGTCGGTCCCTGATACCGAGGCTCCAATGGATACCAGCCCACTGCCCGGTGGTGACCCAGCTGCAACATCCGAGGCACCTGCTTCTACCGAGACCGCTGGGGTTGCTCCAACTTCTCCTGCGCCGAGGTCGGATAACCTCGATGACATGTTCTCGGATACACCACCTGCAACCGGGGAAGCTGTCGGTTTCGGACATCTCCCTATCCCTCGGGTCACGAGGGCAGCTAGCCGGGCCACCGAAACTGGTTCAAGGGATAGCCTAGTACGTGTCTTCCCGGCCCCTAGCGTGGAACCGAGAAGGACAAGGTCGGCCATGGTCACCGTCCCCGAGGATTGCAGCTTTTTGTCCCGTCCTGTGGGAGTAGCAAGCTATCTGAGGCCCCTCGTTTCGGACTCGGATAAGAGAAAGATGGTCGGAGTCCCCTGGCAGTGCCTCATTAACGAGGGCATGCACGCGGGTAACCGGGTAAGCTTATCATCCAATCTTTCCATAGTTCAATGTGAACCTTAGCTCCAGCTTTATCTAAGTTtaactttatttgttttttctacAGAGTGTTGTGCTCGTCAATGAGGCCTTTATCCGTGCTCAGCAAGAGGTTGACGACCTAAAGGGCCAGCTGGATGCCCAAGGTCGTGAAACGGAGAAGTTCCAGCACCTTttgcaagaaaaagaagatcaatTGAACCGGGCCGCTGCCCTTTCCAACCTTCAACCCGAGCTCGAAGCGGCGAAGGCCGAAAATCTTCGTTTGAAGGATGAGTTGGCCGGAATGGTTGAAAAGAACCGGCTCCTGGAAGCGGATAAGGTCGGCCTTAGCCAAGACAATGCCCGTTTTTCTTCGAGGCTCGGTGAACTCGAGGCCACTATCTCTCAACTCCGAAGTGAGCTTGATTCGGTCAAGACTGATGCCGTGAAGATGGCCGAGAGGCATAGGCTGCTTGAATCCGAAAATGCTACGGACAAGGAGAAGTTGAGGGTAATGGAACAGAAAGCCGAGGATCGAGCCCGGATTTGCGACGAGCTCAAAAGCAAATTCGAGGAGGCAGCCGAGGCCAATGACATTCTTAAGGCCGAGCTTGAGTCGGCTACTCAAGTTCAAAGAATTCTCGACGAAGAGAGATCGGAATTAGTGGCTAAATTGGCCAAAGCTGAGGCCGACTTAGAAGAGTCTCTTAAGGACGTGGAGGCTGCCGAGGCTCGTACCACGATTGCGGTTGAATATGAACGGTGGAAGTCCCGGAGGGCTACCCTTGAACAAGCTCAACAAGGATTAGGGGACCTCCCGGCTCTGATACTCGAAGCCAGAACAATCGAGGAGGAGGCTAAGAAAGCCCTTGACCCCGAGTCTGAAGATTCCGAGAGAACAGTTTCCGAGAACTCCGGCTCCAGTCATACCGGGTAGACCATGGCCTGCACtagcctttatttttctttttcctttttggcttgtttttattttttaactttgtGGAAAATGTAAAAAACCCTTCGTATATGGAATGTGcattttccttttaattctCTTCATTATTTTTATCTGAATGCTTGTTATGATATTTGCCTTAATTGCTTATTCCGCTAAGAATAATCAAAGGTTCGGAGCCATTTTTTCCAAACTGTGCCTGAGGATTGGCTTTCCTCTTCGTTCGGTACATTTTTATCCGAGGATTTGATTGAATGATTTGCCCGtgggacttatttatgctttgtgaattcagacgtctccgaatcacgttaggcattttaGGGCCGATGTTTTCCGACCGCTTACTTATCATAGATTAGGTTCGGACACCTGAATCCCTGCCTTGTCAAATTTTGATATGGCAGTccccattcgagggtgttaaaaGATTTTGGCTTGGTTCAACGCGACCTTGTTGCCTTTGTCGAATTTCGACGATAGTCCCCGGTGTAGGGTATTTCGATAAAATGATGCCGAATTTCGGCGGTAACCCCCGGTGTAGGGTGTTTAACAAGAAGACACATCCGAAATGAATTTTTATAATCTTCTTTATATTGCAAGTATTTGTACGTACATGATATGAAGACTTCGTctgtttccttctgtttttgccgtagcaaatactaagtggacacgattcgttctgatcgtttggtccttacatcgaaacctaatacagaaggtccgGGTTTGGACAAAGGTGAGAAATATAAAATTTCGAGGACTTCTCCGGGGTAGCACCTAACAGCGTTCATCTGCTTTGTTGAGCTGCTCGTTTTCTATTTTCGGGGTAAGCCTCGATGTGGGTatgatagtcccctagtgtttatcCGAGCTGCATgatcgggtaagcactatcaagtCCCCACTCGAGGGGTATACCCCGAGTTCCCGGATACTTAGCCTCGCTTTCAtcaagtaacacgttgtacttgttgcctcattaaaaaccttgtcggaaaacccacttcgggacaaaaccgtactaaggaaaagagtgcaacacgtgttttcagacctaactTCATCCGGTACTCGACTTCCTGCAAAAAAGAAAgattaacaaaaaataatcaCAAGGGTAGGCAtccataccttagcagtagtatctcttcaaatgagccacattccagttattgcgcaaccgttgtccgtccatggattccagctGGTACGACCCTTTGCCCGTTATTCCTGTTATCTTGTACGGCCCTTCCCAGTTTGGACCCAACTTTCCGTCgttgggattcttggtgttcaaagtaactttccgaagcaccaagtccccaacttggaaatgtcaaaaattggccctccggttgtagtacctttccattctcTGTTTCTGGGCTGCAATACGGACCAACGCATTTTCGCGAAGTTCGTCCGCGAGGTCGAGCTTTAtggccatggcctcctcgtttgacCCACCGGTGGCGTATCTGAATCGGAGGCTCGGTTCACCAACTTCTACTGGGATGAGGGCTTCGGCCCCGTAGACCAATGAGAAAGGCGTTTCTCCCGTGCTTGATTTTGATGTGGTTCTGTAAGCCCACAATGCCTCAGGTAGAACTTCCCTCCGGTGATGCTTCGATGTTTCAAGTCCTTTgcttagattttgaattattgttttgttcgtgGATTCAGTCTGTCCGTTTGCACttgggtgatacggagttgatacaattttcttgatcttcaacccttcgaggaAATTATTGACCTTGCTGCCAACGAACTGAGGaccgttatcacaagttatttCGGTCGGGATGCCGAAACGACAAATaatgtggtcccatatgaagtcaataacctccttttctctaatcttttcgaaagcctgcgcttcaacccatttggagaaatagtcagtcataaacaaaataaaacgggccttacctggtgcccatggcaaaggaccaacaatgtccattccccacttcatgaaagGCCAAGGTGATATCACCGGGTGTAGCAACTCCCCGGGTTGATGGATCATCGGGGCATGCCTTTGACACCCATcacattttcggacaaaattcttcgaGTCCTCCTCCATCCGGTTCCAGTAATAATCGGCTCTGATAATTTTTCGAACTAAGGCGTCTGCACCGGAGTGATTACCGCAGGTACCCTCGTGGacttctctcatcacataatcggtTTCTCCGGGACCCAAACACTTGGCCAGGGGTCCGAAGAAAGACCGTCGATACAATTGACCGTCTATTAAACAGAACCGTGCTTCTTTTGTCCTTAGTGACcgtgattcttttgggtcactcgggagctttccatcttgcaagtagtcgatgtatttgttgcgccaatcccaagttagaCCCATCGTGTTTATTTCAGCATGCCCGTTTTCTATCGCCGAATTCATCAACTGCACTATGGTGCCGGGGTTGATTTCCTCCCCTTCGACTGAAGAGCCCAAATTGGCCAATGCGTCGGCTTCGTTGTTCTGCTCCCTGGGTACATGCTGCACGGTCCACTCTTTAAACCGGTGTAGTATCACTTGGGTTTTCTCCAGATACCTTTGCATTCGTTCATCCTTAACctcgaagacgccattcacttggttaacgaccaagagagagtcgcattttgcttcgATTATTTCGGCCCCATACTCCGAGctaattccaaacctgcaatcatagcctcatactcggcttcattgttagtcaatttaatagTTCTAATCGATTGTCTAATGGCATCCCCGGCGGGGGTTTTAAGGACgatgcctagcccgaaaccttttaggttcgaggccccgtccgtGTGTAAAGACCAAATACCCGAAGCCTTTCCCGAGGTTAGCAGAAGCTCTTTCtcaacctcggggatcatagcGGGGGTAAAATCTGCCACAAAATCGGCCAAGATTTGAGACTTAATGGCCGTCCTAGGTTTATATTCGATATCATATCCGCTAATCTCTACGGCCCATTTGGTCAGCCTACCCGACAATTCCGATTTATGCATGACATTCTTTAGAGGATAAGTAGTCACTACGcatatcggatggcattgaaagtaaggtttgaGCTTTCTTGAAGCACTTACCAATGCCAAAGCCAACTTTTCGAGGTGgggataacgggtctccgcatcccctaaagtcctactcacataatatataggAAATTGCGTACCTgattcttctcggaccaaaacaccacttaccgctacctcggatACGACAAGGTAGAGAAACAACTGCTCGTCTGCCTTCGGTGTGTGCAGCAGAGGCGGGCTGGACAAGTATCTTTTTAATTCCTGCAAGGCTCTTTGGCATTTCGGTGTCCAaacgaagtcattcttcttccttaataAGGAGAAGAAATGGTGACTTTTATCCGAAGACCTCGAAATGAAACGGCTCAGCGCTGCTATCCTTCCGGTGAGCCTTTGcactcctttgacgttattcaccacctcaatatcctcgatggctttgatcttgtccgggTTAATTTCAATCCCCCGGTTCGACACCATGAAACCCAAGAACTTGCCAGATCGGACACCGAAGGCACATTTCTccgggttaagcttcatgttgtatttacGGAGTACAtcaaaggtttcctgcaaatgttttaaatggtcctctatttccagggacttgactaccatgtcatcaatataaacttccattgttttccctatctgttcttcgaacatcccattaactaggcgttggtaagttgcaccggcattttttaaccCGAAGGGCATGACATTGTAACAGTAAGTCCCGTACCGGGTaataaaggatgttttctcttgatcctccgggtgcatccggatttggttgtacccggagtaagcatcgagaaaacttaacatctcatgcccggccgtcgcatcgatcattctatcgatgtgaggcatcgaaaatgaatccttcgggcatgctttgtttaaatccttataatcaacgcacattctaaatttattacctttcttcGGCACCACCACTACGTTAGCTAGCCAGtccgggtattttacctcccggatagagcctatttttaaaagctttgttacctcatctttTACGAAGGCGTGTTTCGGCTCTGCCATGGGCCTCCTTTTCTGCTTCACCGGGGGAAATCTCCCGTCAAGGCTGAGCTTGTGAGTCGTCACTTCCGGTGGCacacctgtcatatctatatgggaccatgcgaaacaatcggcattagcttgaagaaatttaattaacttgttcctgagctccgaggttaaccccatgcccaggtatacctttctatccggtagATATTCGAACAAGATGACTTGCTCCAACTCCTCCACGGTAGATTTGGTTGCATCCGAGTCATCCGGTAAGACGAACGATCTGGGTACGCCGAAATCATCCTCTTTATCCCCCTGGTCCGACCCCTTCTGCTCCAATGTCGAACCCGTACCCTTTAGTTGCTATTGGGTGTCCTTGCCTCCGACTGATTCATCATCTTTTAGATCCGATTTTTTGGGAAAGAGTGGCGTTTCctcgaccgcgaacatctcTCTTGCAGCGGGCTGTTCACCTCGGATGGTTTTTATCCCCTCCGGGGTCGGGAATTTCAGCAGCTGATGTAGTGTCGATGGCACCGCCCTCATGCTATGAATCCACGGTCTACCAAGcaaagcattatacttcatatctcCTTCGATGACATAGAACACCGTCTGCTGAATGGTGCCGTCAATGTTGACCGACAAAGAAATCTCCCCCTTCGTGGTTTCACTTGCCATATTGAACCCACTGAGTACTCGGGCTACCGGTACAATCTGGTCGAGTAGCCTTAGCtgttcaaccactctccaccggatgatgttggccgagctacctgggtcaatcaaaatacgtttaacttgtgatttaaaaataagaatagaaattaccaatgcatcattgtgcggttgaatgatgccctCTGCATCCTCATTCTCTGAAGGAGATGGAACCCTCGGGTACGTAATCCCGGCTGCGCTTCTCACGCACAACGGAAACCTTTGTTCGTTTCATCACCGGCCCTCGAGGAGCATCTGTTCCCCCGATTATCATATTGATTATATGCTGAGGTTCCACCGGTTCAGCCCGTTTGTGAGATTCCCTTTCCTTGTAGTGGCTTTTAGCTCGTTCACTCAGGAATTCTCGAAGGTGGCCATTCTTCAATAAGCGAGCCACCTCCTCCCTTAGTTGGCGACAGTCCTCAGTTCTGTGCCCATGGGTTCCATGATACTCACACATCACGCTCGGGTCCCGTTGACCCGGGTCTGATCTCAGTGGTCTCGGCCATCTTGCTTCTGCGATACGGCCAATGGCCGAGACGAGATCCGAGGTATTGATGCTGAAGTTGTACTCCGATATCCTTGGTAAGTCTTTGTTGCTAGCCGAACTCCCGGCATCGCTTCTAAATGATAGACCTCGACTGTTGTCGGCGCTCAGCCCGTTTATCACCCCGACCAGAGAATTGACTGGGGCCAACCCTTGATTTCTCCGACCTGAAACCCGATTTTTCTGAATGAGAGTATGGCCGGTATCTGTCCCTTGATGATCGGACCTCCGGGTCGTAAGCTTTTCTCGACCTTTCAGAGCTTTTGCTCATATTTACGGGTCCCGGGGGGAGCTCGAGctggtcatcctctacccgaatctttgatTCGTACCTGTTATGAACATCTGCCCAGGTCACAGCCTCATATTCCAACAAGTTTTCTTTCAGCTTGAATGAGGCCGTCGAGCTTCGAGGATTAAGCCCTTTGGTAAAAGCCTGTGCAGCCCATTCCTCCGGAACCGGAGGgagctccatccgttccctttggaaacgGTTCACAAATTCTCGTAGTAATTCatcatccctttgggctatGCGGAAGATGTCCGCCTTCCGGGCCTGCACCTTTTTAGC from Lycium ferocissimum isolate CSIRO_LF1 unplaced genomic scaffold, AGI_CSIRO_Lferr_CH_V1 ctg7595, whole genome shotgun sequence encodes the following:
- the LOC132045670 gene encoding uncharacterized protein LOC132045670; this encodes MDTSPLPGGDPAATSEAPASTETAGVAPTSPAPRSDNLDDMFSDTPPATGEAVGFGHLPIPRVTRAASRATETGSRDSLVRVFPAPSVEPRRTRSAMVTVPEDCSFLSRPVGVASYLRPLVSDSDKRKMVGVPWQCLINEGMHAGNRSVVLVNEAFIRAQQEVDDLKGQLDAQGRETEKFQHLLQEKEDQLNRAAALSNLQPELEAAKAENLRLKDELAGMVEKNRLLEADKVGLSQDNARFSSRLGELEATISQLRSELDSVKTDAVKMAERHRLLESENATDKEKLRVMEQKAEDRARICDELKSKFEEAAEANDILKAELESATQVQRILDEERSELVAKLAKAEADLEESLKDVEAAEARTTIAVEYERWKSRRATLEQAQQGLGDLPALILEARTIEEEAKKALDPESEDSERTVSENSGSSHTG